A stretch of the Vidua chalybeata isolate OUT-0048 chromosome Z, bVidCha1 merged haplotype, whole genome shotgun sequence genome encodes the following:
- the LOC128782241 gene encoding translation initiation factor IF-2-like, whose amino-acid sequence MAGTLWWQNLSQAMLQVDLAMWQSGSQPSQRCSRAGPHRARPHGPRSGARPGLASIQLPVQRILPESGTPTGSPDPQLPAASRNGRPTFPTAAGFASSPRSQPPPSRPRHEDPAPIPSRRGDCRVPLHAFGSCPGAFRPLRPAPRNLGPPGDASPPGPSSDLAPTHFGRPAASPARSPIPPRRTPAAAARASSAPPPHLSGRGSSGQARPEEGMEGQVGRGEAVRDGTRREGRGGEGTGQGRGEERRAGARAGAGAGAGLLPAVAAESPVPARLSLPLPCPRGRRLAPRFRMTAAGRARALAGGSARDPGRGAWCVTCQELGAESRALPGGQSALWESGGGSGSGRPRSLLGRIHRFCGPERSCPLLWAGPVSGLCAYRDARGENASAKLRAVRSVRESQNRLCWKKPLRPSNPSYDRTPPSQLERGTECQMFS is encoded by the exons ATGGCTGGAACTCTGTGGTGGCAGAATCTCAGCCAAGCCATGCTGCAGGTCGACCTGGCCATGTGGCAGAGTgggtcccagcccagccagcgctgcagcagagcagggccccacCGTGCCAGGCCACATGGGCCACGCAGCGGAGCAAGGCCTGGCCTGGCCAGCATCCAGTTACCTGTTCAAAG AATCCTCCCGGAGTCCGGAACTCCCACCGGCAGCCCCGACCCACAACTGCCGGCCGCGAGCAGGAACGGCAGACCCACTTTTCCCACTGCTGCCGGTTTCGCTTCCTCACCTCGGTCCCAGCCCCCACCCTCTCGTCCGCGGCACGAAGACCCCGCACCCATCCCCTCCCGGCGCGGGGACTGCCGCGTCCCCCTTCACGCTTTCGGGAGCTGCCCGGGGGCATTTCGGCCGctccgccccgcgccccggAACTTGGGCCCGCCCGGCGATGCCTCGCCGCCGGGACCCAGCTCCGACCTGGCCCCGACGCACTTcggccgccccgccgcctcccccgctCGCAGCCCCATACCTCCTCGCCGCACACCCGCGGCCGCCGCCAGGGCCAGCTCAGCGCCCCCTCCACACCTGTCCGGGAGAGGCTCCAGCGGCCAGGCGCGGCCggaggaagggatggaggggcAGGTGGGGCGGGGCGAGGCGGTGCGGGACGGGACGAGacgggaggggaggggaggggaggggactgggcagggcagaggagaggagaggagagcaggagcaagAGCGGGGGCGGGGGCAGGGGCAGGCCTGCTCCCTGCCGTCGCTGCCGAGTCCCCCGTCCCCGCGAGGCTGTCGTtacccctgccctgcccgcgcGGCAGACGCCTCGCTCCCAGATTTCGGATGACAGCTGCTGGACGCGCACGCGCGCTCGCAGGGGGCAGCGCACGTGACCCAGGGCGCGGCGCCTGGTGCGTCAcgtgccaggagctgggggcgGAGTCGAGGGCGCTTCCGGGCGGGCAATCGGCGCTGTGGGAAAGCGGAGGAGGCAGCGGGTCGGGCCGACCTCGCAGCCTTCTTGGCCGGATCCACCGCTTCTGTGGGCCGGAAAGGAGCTGCCCTCTTCTCTGGGCCGGGCCCGTGAGCGGCCTGTGCGCTTACCGGGACGCACGCGGGGAAAATGCCAGCGCAAAGCTTAGAGCAGTCCGGTCTgttagagaatcacagaatcggttatgttggaaaaaacctttgaGGCCATCGAATCCATCCTATGACCGAACGCCACCAAGTCAGCTAGAgcgtggcactgagtgccagatgttttcttga